A portion of the Ferrovum sp. JA12 genome contains these proteins:
- a CDS encoding helix-turn-helix transcriptional regulator has protein sequence MHPQRVESLSHAQRERLAYIDFRLYFMGEVGRPDLANRFGVAPAAATRDLALYREVAPQNIEFDGSNKIYRIGKAFAPLFDHAPQRVLSALSLGFGDGVNGESQPMLPCESPAALSSPRMDVLAPICRAIHAKRPVAIRYHSVNSGESKRVIVPFALVDSGLRWHVRAFDRKTGEFRDFVITRIEAPRMLDEDPKVGERPDDDIQWTRIVEIELVPHPDQPRPEITARDYSFTSGVLALKLRAAIAGYMLRRWSVDCSPDHRLRGPEYRLWLKDHLALYGVKNALLAPGYATSPKADS, from the coding sequence ATGCACCCCCAACGCGTTGAGAGCTTGAGCCACGCCCAGCGGGAGCGGTTGGCCTATATCGACTTCCGTCTGTACTTCATGGGTGAGGTTGGGCGACCTGACTTGGCTAACCGCTTCGGCGTGGCACCTGCGGCGGCTACTCGGGACTTGGCACTGTATCGAGAGGTGGCGCCACAGAACATTGAGTTCGATGGCAGCAACAAGATCTACCGAATTGGCAAAGCGTTCGCGCCCTTGTTCGATCATGCCCCGCAGCGGGTGCTGTCAGCGCTTTCGCTTGGATTTGGTGATGGTGTGAATGGCGAGTCACAGCCAATGCTCCCCTGCGAGTCACCGGCTGCGCTGAGCAGCCCTCGCATGGATGTACTTGCTCCAATTTGCCGTGCGATCCATGCTAAGCGTCCGGTCGCCATTCGCTACCATTCGGTGAACAGTGGAGAGTCCAAAAGGGTAATTGTTCCCTTCGCTCTCGTCGACAGCGGACTGCGTTGGCACGTCCGAGCGTTCGACCGCAAGACCGGAGAGTTCCGCGACTTCGTGATCACCCGGATCGAAGCGCCCAGGATGCTCGACGAGGACCCCAAAGTTGGCGAACGTCCAGACGACGACATCCAGTGGACACGGATTGTCGAGATCGAACTGGTTCCGCATCCAGATCAGCCTAGACCTGAAATCACTGCACGCGACTACAGCTTCACTAGCGGCGTGCTGGCGCTGAAGCTCCGGGCTGCCATTGCGGGATACATGCTCCGGCGCTGGAGCGTCGATTGCTCCCCCGACCACCGTCTGCGTGGCCCCGAATACCGCCTGTGGCTCAAAGACCATCTGGCACTTTACGGCGTGAAGAACGCGCTGCTTGCTCCTGGCTACGCCACGTCTCCAAAGGCGGATTCTTGA
- a CDS encoding replication initiator protein A, translated as MAIGRDPQREQLELFHAFSGELPARDAQDLMAYPFFSLAKSKRTVPIDFRTSSVTVRVEGTAEHGLATIWDADILIWAASQIVEARDAGIRSSRLMAATPYEILRFIGRGTSLRDYQRLKAALDRLQSTSVATSIRQHNARRLHRFSWINEWKERADGQGRPLGIELILPDWFYAGVLEESLVLTIDANYFRLTGGIERWLYRLVRKHGGWQRDGWRFDFPQLHRKSGSLARFTDFAYDLRRIVARQPLPGYTLAILRPRHGPEVLTFRAVPSTAPLRPGGSFGAGQGVISVPVEKR; from the coding sequence ATGGCCATCGGGCGCGACCCGCAGCGCGAGCAGCTCGAACTGTTCCATGCTTTCTCGGGCGAACTGCCGGCGCGCGATGCGCAAGACCTGATGGCGTACCCGTTCTTTTCGCTGGCCAAGAGCAAGCGCACGGTGCCGATCGACTTTCGCACCAGCAGCGTGACGGTGCGGGTCGAAGGCACCGCCGAGCATGGCCTGGCGACGATCTGGGATGCCGACATCCTGATCTGGGCCGCCAGCCAGATCGTCGAGGCACGCGATGCGGGCATCCGCTCGTCGCGGCTGATGGCGGCCACACCCTACGAAATCCTGCGCTTCATCGGTCGCGGCACGTCGCTGCGCGACTACCAGCGCCTCAAAGCTGCGCTGGATCGCTTGCAGTCCACCAGTGTTGCCACGTCGATCCGTCAGCACAATGCACGGCGCCTGCACCGCTTCTCGTGGATCAACGAGTGGAAGGAGCGCGCGGACGGCCAGGGCCGGCCGCTGGGCATCGAGCTGATCCTGCCGGACTGGTTCTACGCCGGTGTGCTCGAAGAGAGCCTGGTATTGACCATCGACGCCAACTACTTCCGCTTGACCGGCGGCATCGAGCGCTGGCTGTACCGCCTGGTGCGCAAGCACGGCGGCTGGCAGCGCGACGGCTGGCGCTTCGATTTTCCGCAGCTGCACCGAAAATCCGGCAGCCTGGCGCGCTTCACCGACTTCGCCTACGACCTGCGCCGCATCGTGGCGCGTCAGCCTTTGCCGGGCTACACGCTTGCCATCCTGCGGCCGAGGCATGGGCCGGAAGTGTTGACCTTCCGCGCCGTGCCGTCCACGGCACCGCTGCGACCCGGTGGCAGCTTTGGTGCCGGCCAGGGTGTCATCAGCGTGCCTGTGGAAAAGCGGTGA
- a CDS encoding relaxase/mobilization nuclease and DUF3363 domain-containing protein, with product MSKQDDDRFRVRPSAPKNRQQKFVSQVLKEVSKAGGKSVRKSGTRPGARLGRGHVAASFTGRSAQPGSRRVTIKTRLVNLKQAGARSTTTHLRYIEREGVGRDGEPGQAYGSTTDNADLVSFEERGREDRHQFRFIVSPEDAEQLDELRTYTRHLMSRMETDLGTNLDWVAVNHWNTDNPHTHIVLRGKDDTGKDLIISRDYIAQGMRECAAELATEWLGPRTDLEIQQSLRREVDQERWTNLDRTLQREAQGGLIHMNQPASDPSHRQQRVLLIGRLQRLQHMGLAHESSPGVWAVHADAEQVLRAMGERGDIVRTMQRAMSGVPRDLAVFEPGDNARSVVGRVAAKGMADELYDRGYLVVDGTDGKAHYVTLNAKVELEQYPVGAMVEARGSAEFRAADKNITALAVDGLYRTDHHLTMATVQATPTRDPKEVVDAHVRRLEALRRAGIVERVAEGVWRVPTDLPERGRQYDVQRLGGVSVELRSHLPIERQVRVIGATWLDQQLIGGASGIADNGFGGEVREALRQRSDFLVEQGLAERRGQRVILARNLLGTLRGREINGAAKTIAAETGLTHRPVADGGRVTGTYRRDVQLASGRFAMLDDGIGFSLVPWRPVVEQRLGQTITAVVRGSSVTWDMGRRQLGR from the coding sequence ATGAGCAAGCAGGACGATGACCGTTTCCGCGTCCGCCCCAGCGCTCCCAAGAACCGACAACAGAAGTTCGTCTCGCAGGTTTTGAAGGAGGTCAGCAAGGCTGGCGGCAAGTCGGTGCGCAAGTCGGGAACCCGGCCCGGCGCACGCCTTGGTCGCGGGCATGTAGCCGCCAGTTTCACCGGCCGCTCCGCGCAGCCTGGCTCACGGCGCGTCACCATCAAGACCCGGCTGGTGAACCTCAAACAGGCCGGGGCACGCTCGACTACCACGCATCTGCGCTACATCGAGCGGGAGGGCGTGGGCCGCGATGGCGAACCGGGCCAGGCCTATGGATCAACAACGGACAACGCCGACCTGGTCTCCTTCGAGGAACGCGGACGGGAGGATCGGCACCAGTTCCGCTTCATTGTCTCGCCCGAGGACGCCGAGCAGCTCGACGAGCTTCGCACCTACACCCGTCACTTGATGAGCCGCATGGAAACCGATCTGGGAACGAACCTGGACTGGGTGGCGGTGAACCACTGGAACACCGACAACCCGCACACCCACATCGTGCTGCGCGGCAAGGACGATACGGGCAAGGATTTGATCATTTCCCGCGACTACATCGCGCAAGGGATGCGCGAGTGCGCCGCCGAACTGGCGACCGAATGGCTGGGGCCGCGCACCGATCTGGAGATCCAGCAGAGCCTGCGGCGGGAGGTCGATCAGGAACGCTGGACCAATTTGGATCGCACGCTGCAACGTGAAGCGCAAGGCGGGCTGATTCACATGAATCAACCTGCCAGCGATCCATCGCACAGGCAGCAACGCGTGCTGCTGATCGGCCGACTGCAACGCTTGCAGCACATGGGGCTGGCGCACGAGTCATCGCCCGGCGTGTGGGCCGTCCACGCCGATGCCGAACAGGTTCTGCGGGCGATGGGCGAGCGTGGCGACATCGTGCGCACGATGCAGCGGGCCATGAGCGGTGTGCCGCGCGACTTGGCAGTGTTCGAGCCGGGCGATAACGCACGCTCTGTGGTCGGCCGGGTGGCGGCCAAGGGTATGGCGGACGAGTTGTACGACCGTGGCTATCTGGTGGTCGATGGCACTGATGGCAAGGCCCACTACGTCACCCTGAATGCCAAGGTGGAGCTGGAGCAGTATCCGGTGGGGGCGATGGTCGAAGCACGCGGTTCAGCCGAGTTCCGGGCGGCCGACAAGAATATCACCGCGCTCGCGGTCGATGGCCTGTACCGCACCGACCATCACCTGACGATGGCCACGGTCCAGGCCACGCCTACGCGCGACCCCAAGGAGGTGGTTGATGCCCATGTGCGCCGACTGGAAGCGCTGCGCCGGGCGGGCATTGTCGAGCGCGTAGCCGAAGGGGTCTGGCGGGTGCCGACGGACCTGCCCGAGCGAGGTCGGCAATACGATGTGCAGCGGCTGGGCGGCGTGTCGGTGGAACTGCGTTCGCACCTACCCATTGAGCGGCAAGTCCGCGTGATCGGCGCAACTTGGCTGGATCAGCAGTTGATCGGTGGCGCCAGCGGTATCGCCGACAACGGCTTCGGCGGCGAGGTGCGCGAAGCGCTGCGGCAGCGGTCGGATTTCCTGGTCGAACAGGGCTTGGCCGAGCGGCGCGGACAACGCGTGATTCTGGCGCGCAATCTGCTGGGGACGTTGCGTGGACGCGAGATAAATGGTGCAGCCAAAACTATCGCTGCGGAAACCGGCCTCACACATCGCCCCGTTGCCGATGGGGGGCGCGTGACCGGCACCTATCGCCGCGATGTGCAACTCGCCAGCGGGCGCTTTGCGATGCTCGACGACGGCATCGGTTTCAGCCTGGTGCCGTGGAGACCAGTGGTGGAACAGAGGCTGGGGCAGACCATAACTGCTGTCGTCCGTGGGTCATCGGTCACCTGGGATATGGGGCGACGGCAGCTTGGCCGGTAG
- a CDS encoding SNF2-related protein: protein MELIDNINRLLGDDLKQTLKPGSRLKIAASCFSMYAFEALKAELEKIDELNFIFTSPTFIANEVTDKIRKERKEFHIPKIDRERSLYGSEFEIQLRNKLTQRAIAKECADWMRRKATFKSNRSKAPMQQFACVQAADTDAAYMPLHGFTAVDLGYQQGNAVSNLVNKMDEPTFTATYLSLFDQIWKDPTKLEDVTAQVCDHIASVYQENSPESIYFLMLYNIFNEFLDDIDEDVLPNDRTGYQDTLIWNKLFNFQKDAATGIINKLETYSGCILADSVGLGKTFTALAVVKYYELRNRSVLVLCPKKLADNWLNYNRNLKTNIFARDRFNYDVLCHTDLSRTSGDSFGTPLNRINWGNYDLVVIDESHNFRNNDAFKEKETRYQKLMNQVIRQGVKTKVLMLSATPVNNRFNDLRNQLALAYEGDSENLNKKLRTSKTVEEVFRNAQASFNAWAKLPIEQRTACAILDSLDFDFFELLDSVTIARSRKHIQTFYDTKDIGPFPERRKPLSFHSPLTQRTDVMSFNEIFEQLSLLRLAVYAPISYILPSRLKKYEEMYDTQVAGGKSKFKQVDRERSLQALMTTNLLKRLESSIESFRLTLQSLRTNHTNTLTKISTFNQGGNTASVDDLTDQLESLDADDDDLPAIGDNEIGGKVKISLADMDLPSWERELKADMEIIDALLASMNKITPADDAKLQNLKSLILGKLAAPINPGNKKILLFTAFADTADYLYANLAPDLLAIQHLHSAKVTGGAAPKSTLKKSYDFQELLTLFSPCSKEKAVVLPNEPAEIDLLIGTDCISEGQNLQDCDYLINYDIHWNPVRIIQRFGRIDRIGSTNASIQLVNYWPDISLDEYINLKERVESRMMIADVTATGDDNVLSAQANDVSYRKEQLRRLQEEVIELEDLKTGVSITDLGLNDFRMDLLNYVKANGELNNVPSGMHAVVPAKPELGLRPGVIFTLRNRNPSVNVSQHNRLHPYYLVYINREGEVIHDHTEVKLLLDLVRSCCKGQAQPIPDACRLFNKETADGRKMQVYSDLLGKTIRSMIEVKEEKDLDSLFSGGKTTALVNTIAGLDDFELITFLVIQEAG from the coding sequence ATGGAACTCATCGACAACATCAACCGCTTGCTCGGCGACGACCTCAAACAGACGCTCAAGCCCGGTTCCCGCCTGAAGATCGCGGCCTCCTGCTTTTCGATGTACGCGTTCGAAGCACTGAAAGCAGAGCTGGAAAAGATCGACGAACTGAACTTCATCTTCACCTCGCCAACCTTCATCGCCAACGAGGTCACCGACAAGATTCGCAAGGAGCGCAAAGAGTTCCACATCCCGAAGATTGACCGCGAACGAAGCCTGTACGGGAGTGAGTTCGAGATTCAGCTCCGCAACAAGCTGACCCAACGCGCGATTGCAAAAGAATGCGCCGACTGGATGCGACGCAAGGCGACCTTCAAATCCAATCGCAGCAAGGCTCCTATGCAACAGTTCGCCTGTGTGCAGGCCGCCGACACGGACGCGGCCTACATGCCATTGCATGGCTTCACGGCCGTTGATCTTGGCTACCAACAAGGCAACGCTGTCTCCAATCTTGTCAACAAGATGGACGAGCCGACTTTCACGGCTACCTACCTCAGCCTGTTCGACCAAATCTGGAAAGACCCGACCAAGCTGGAGGACGTCACCGCTCAGGTTTGCGACCACATTGCGTCGGTGTATCAGGAGAACTCTCCCGAGAGCATCTATTTTCTGATGCTCTACAACATCTTCAATGAGTTCCTGGATGACATCGATGAAGACGTTCTGCCTAATGACCGCACAGGTTATCAAGACACCCTGATTTGGAACAAGCTCTTCAACTTTCAGAAGGATGCGGCCACTGGGATCATCAACAAGCTCGAAACGTACAGCGGCTGCATCCTGGCGGACAGCGTCGGCTTGGGGAAGACGTTCACGGCCTTGGCCGTGGTCAAGTACTACGAATTGCGCAACCGCTCCGTATTAGTGCTCTGTCCCAAGAAGCTGGCGGACAACTGGCTGAACTACAACCGCAATCTCAAGACCAACATCTTTGCCCGCGATCGGTTTAATTACGATGTGCTGTGCCATACCGACCTCAGCCGCACCAGCGGCGATTCATTTGGCACGCCGCTCAACCGTATCAACTGGGGAAATTACGATCTTGTCGTCATCGACGAATCTCACAATTTTCGCAATAACGATGCCTTCAAAGAAAAGGAAACCCGCTACCAGAAGTTGATGAATCAGGTCATCAGGCAGGGCGTAAAAACCAAAGTGCTGATGCTCTCAGCAACCCCGGTCAACAACCGCTTCAATGATCTGCGCAACCAGCTGGCGCTGGCCTACGAAGGCGATTCGGAAAACCTGAACAAAAAGCTCCGAACCAGCAAGACTGTTGAAGAAGTCTTCCGGAATGCGCAGGCAAGTTTTAACGCGTGGGCGAAGTTACCGATCGAACAGCGCACGGCTTGCGCCATCCTAGATTCGCTGGATTTCGACTTCTTCGAATTACTGGACAGCGTCACCATCGCGCGCTCGCGCAAGCACATTCAGACGTTTTACGACACGAAGGACATCGGCCCGTTCCCCGAGCGACGCAAACCTTTGTCATTCCATTCGCCGCTCACTCAGCGTACTGATGTAATGAGTTTCAACGAGATTTTCGAGCAGCTCTCGTTGCTCAGGCTCGCTGTATATGCGCCGATCAGCTACATCTTGCCAAGCCGACTAAAAAAGTACGAAGAAATGTACGACACGCAAGTGGCCGGTGGCAAAAGCAAGTTCAAACAAGTTGATCGCGAGAGAAGCCTGCAGGCGCTAATGACCACCAACCTGCTCAAGCGACTGGAAAGTTCCATTGAGTCGTTCCGGTTGACCTTGCAGTCACTGCGCACCAACCACACCAACACGCTAACCAAGATCAGCACCTTCAATCAGGGCGGCAACACCGCCAGTGTTGACGATTTGACGGATCAGTTGGAGAGTTTGGATGCCGACGACGATGACTTGCCAGCCATTGGCGACAACGAGATAGGCGGTAAGGTAAAGATCAGTCTGGCAGACATGGATCTGCCGTCTTGGGAGCGCGAACTCAAGGCGGACATGGAAATCATTGATGCCCTATTGGCATCAATGAACAAAATCACGCCCGCCGACGATGCGAAGTTGCAGAATTTGAAGTCGCTCATTCTGGGCAAGCTCGCCGCACCGATTAACCCGGGCAACAAGAAGATACTGCTCTTCACTGCCTTCGCGGATACCGCCGACTATCTCTACGCCAATCTGGCCCCGGACTTGTTGGCAATCCAGCACTTGCACAGCGCCAAGGTGACGGGCGGCGCGGCACCCAAATCCACCTTGAAGAAGAGTTACGACTTCCAGGAGTTGCTCACCCTCTTCTCGCCGTGCTCCAAGGAGAAGGCTGTCGTGCTGCCGAATGAACCGGCTGAGATCGACCTGCTGATTGGTACCGATTGCATCTCCGAGGGCCAGAACCTGCAGGACTGCGATTACCTGATCAACTACGATATTCACTGGAACCCAGTTCGCATTATCCAGCGCTTCGGTCGGATAGACCGCATCGGCTCAACTAACGCCAGCATCCAACTGGTCAACTACTGGCCAGACATTTCGCTCGACGAGTACATCAACCTCAAGGAGCGGGTTGAGAGCCGGATGATGATTGCCGACGTCACGGCCACCGGGGACGATAACGTACTGAGCGCCCAAGCCAACGACGTGTCCTACCGCAAGGAGCAATTGCGTCGCCTGCAAGAGGAGGTGATCGAGCTGGAAGACCTGAAGACCGGTGTGTCGATTACTGACCTGGGGCTCAACGACTTCCGCATGGACTTGCTCAACTATGTCAAGGCCAATGGCGAGTTGAACAACGTGCCGAGCGGCATGCACGCCGTTGTGCCTGCCAAGCCGGAGCTGGGCCTGCGCCCTGGTGTGATCTTCACCCTGCGTAACCGCAACCCGAGCGTCAACGTCAGCCAGCACAACCGGCTGCATCCGTACTACCTCGTCTACATCAACCGCGAGGGAGAGGTCATTCACGACCACACCGAGGTCAAGCTTCTGCTCGATCTGGTGCGCAGTTGCTGCAAGGGGCAAGCCCAACCTATTCCGGATGCCTGCCGCCTGTTCAACAAGGAAACGGCCGATGGCCGCAAGATGCAGGTGTACTCCGACCTGCTTGGCAAGACCATCCGCTCGATGATCGAGGTGAAGGAAGAGAAGGATCTGGACAGCCTTTTCAGCGGCGGCAAGACCACCGCGCTGGTCAATACCATTGCCGGGCTGGACGACTTCGAACTGATCACCTTCCTCGTGATTCAGGAGGCCGGATGA
- a CDS encoding S26 family signal peptidase, with translation MNTRVHRWAVVLFTVLGIAALAWPLVHTPVARLVYNPSDSVPRGWYRIGLPDSLHVGSIVLARLPADAAALAARRGYLPVHIPLLKRVGAMSPQQVCIKKHIVRIDGVAEAVARTVDGRGRPLSAWQQCRRLHDGELFLLSATNPASFDSRYFGPIAVSAVIGSAQPLWTWGTP, from the coding sequence ATGAACACCCGCGTCCATCGCTGGGCCGTCGTACTGTTCACCGTCCTCGGCATCGCTGCGCTCGCCTGGCCGTTGGTTCATACACCTGTTGCGCGCCTCGTCTATAACCCGAGTGACAGCGTGCCACGCGGCTGGTATCGCATCGGCCTACCTGACTCGCTGCACGTCGGCAGTATCGTGCTCGCCCGGCTTCCGGCTGACGCCGCCGCACTGGCTGCACGGCGTGGCTACCTGCCTGTGCACATCCCGCTACTCAAGCGCGTCGGCGCTATGTCACCGCAACAGGTGTGCATCAAGAAGCACATCGTTCGCATCGACGGCGTGGCGGAAGCTGTCGCCCGCACAGTCGATGGTCGTGGCCGTCCACTGTCGGCCTGGCAGCAATGTCGGCGGCTTCATGATGGCGAGTTGTTCCTGCTCAGTGCGACGAATCCGGCGTCATTCGACAGCCGGTACTTCGGTCCCATTGCTGTCTCCGCCGTGATCGGCAGCGCGCAGCCCTTATGGACGTGGGGCACGCCATGA
- a CDS encoding DUF2840 domain-containing protein — translation MSALPQAASNVPPTPRPVLSSVTNNTPLTRVSLAFVERRINLYLRFGHPVRELRLDRWRHSAIFTPAAVFCRVRWESNDYGTTRWQLMILQACSPLDDIQRIAGIRPGARLLLRAEGEQQVQSVLPHIDAIETLGIDPVAVSPAYWRTLGNRLSARLPLPAYTVERHAAYLAGEVLR, via the coding sequence ATGAGTGCGCTGCCGCAGGCGGCCAGCAACGTACCACCAACACCACGTCCCGTGCTATCAAGCGTTACGAACAACACGCCGCTGACGCGCGTGTCGCTGGCGTTCGTCGAACGTCGGATCAACCTCTACCTGCGCTTCGGCCATCCGGTGCGCGAACTGCGGCTGGACCGCTGGCGGCACAGCGCGATCTTCACACCGGCGGCAGTGTTCTGCCGGGTGCGCTGGGAATCCAACGACTACGGTACGACGCGCTGGCAGCTCATGATTTTGCAGGCCTGCTCACCGCTCGATGACATTCAGCGCATCGCCGGCATCCGACCGGGCGCGCGTCTGCTGCTGCGCGCCGAGGGCGAACAGCAAGTGCAGTCAGTGCTGCCACATATCGACGCCATCGAAACGCTCGGCATCGATCCGGTGGCGGTGTCACCCGCGTACTGGCGCACGCTGGGTAATCGACTGTCTGCGCGTTTGCCGCTGCCGGCTTACACGGTCGAACGGCATGCCGCTTACCTCGCGGGCGAGGTGTTGCGATGA
- the parA gene encoding ParA family partition ATPase — MIIALLNQKGGVGKTTLATHIAGELSLQGSSVILLDADPQGSALDWTQRRSQNGLPRLFSAVGLARETLHQEAPELARRCDHIVIDGPPRIAALARSALLAADLVLIPVQPSPYDVWASAEMVSLIREAQVFRPTLRAAFVINRRVSTTVIGREARNALTDQPLPSLLSEVRQRIVFADSVARGQLAHELDADSNAAREIAALAAEVLRMAP; from the coding sequence ATGATCATCGCGCTGCTCAACCAGAAAGGCGGGGTCGGCAAAACGACACTCGCCACGCACATTGCTGGCGAGCTGTCCTTGCAAGGCAGCTCAGTGATCCTGCTCGATGCCGATCCGCAAGGTTCGGCACTCGATTGGACCCAGCGCCGTAGCCAGAATGGTTTGCCAAGATTGTTCAGCGCTGTCGGTCTGGCAAGGGAAACCCTGCATCAGGAAGCGCCAGAACTCGCCAGGCGCTGCGATCACATTGTCATCGATGGCCCACCCCGAATTGCCGCCCTCGCGCGCTCCGCGTTGCTCGCGGCGGACCTGGTGCTGATTCCCGTTCAGCCCAGTCCCTACGACGTATGGGCCAGCGCCGAGATGGTGTCGCTGATTCGCGAAGCGCAGGTGTTCCGGCCAACGCTACGCGCGGCCTTCGTCATCAACCGGCGGGTCAGCACCACGGTGATCGGGCGCGAGGCACGTAATGCGCTCACCGATCAACCGTTGCCATCGCTGTTGTCGGAAGTTCGCCAGCGCATCGTGTTCGCCGACAGCGTGGCCAGGGGTCAACTCGCCCACGAACTCGACGCAGACAGCAATGCCGCACGCGAGATCGCGGCGCTCGCTGCTGAAGTGTTGAGGATGGCGCCATGA
- a CDS encoding IS701 family transposase, with product MTYAQTARLCLSSWITHLLTAVPPRSRATFIELLCGCLISPEGWVTRAISAITRRRHWTTYYKLLERGSLRTLRLARALFELVAETLPEAILNLVIDDTLILRQSKTAPGSAIRHDHAKKTNQTQFVQAQCWVTLGISVLGGAGRKYVLPIVSRLVPATGNRNKLTIALSLVRGLAPVMKGKPVRILFDAWFMRARLVLPLLSRKMRVIGQARRDTALFLPPVLLKKRGRGQPRKYGVKMTPEAILALPVSEVKLTLYGKEQLIRLRSVMAMARFLKGTSVRAVWCEFYDVDKQSWSKARLLLATETELSAEEILRLYARRWGIEPLFHNLKRWWGVNNLWQQKRIVLELWMQIRSTAWTLVQLLSLVVEESFPIGAVAPWRDKQPLTGGLVAQWLRMEFTGLAFRDGFNRKSAIFTFPEQRGDPRLRV from the coding sequence ATGACCTACGCTCAAACTGCCCGTCTCTGCTTGTCAAGTTGGATTACCCATCTGCTCACTGCCGTACCACCCCGTTCACGCGCCACTTTTATCGAGCTGCTGTGCGGCTGCCTGATTTCTCCGGAAGGATGGGTGACACGCGCGATCAGCGCCATTACCCGACGACGTCATTGGACAACCTATTACAAGCTGCTGGAGCGCGGCAGCCTGAGGACGCTGCGTCTGGCGCGAGCCTTGTTCGAGTTGGTAGCCGAGACGCTGCCCGAGGCAATACTCAATCTGGTGATCGACGACACGCTGATTCTGCGTCAGTCCAAAACAGCGCCGGGCAGTGCCATTCGGCACGACCATGCCAAAAAAACCAATCAAACACAATTCGTACAGGCGCAATGCTGGGTGACCTTGGGCATCAGCGTTCTGGGTGGTGCGGGTCGGAAGTATGTACTGCCGATAGTGTCCCGTTTAGTGCCCGCCACTGGCAATCGGAACAAGCTGACCATTGCGTTGTCCCTGGTGCGCGGCCTGGCTCCGGTGATGAAGGGCAAGCCTGTCCGGATACTGTTCGACGCCTGGTTTATGCGGGCGCGACTGGTGTTGCCGCTGCTATCTCGAAAGATGAGAGTGATCGGTCAAGCGCGGCGCGACACTGCGCTATTTCTGCCGCCCGTCTTATTGAAAAAACGTGGGCGAGGACAGCCAAGAAAATACGGCGTAAAAATGACACCGGAAGCGATCCTGGCTTTGCCAGTATCCGAAGTAAAATTGACGTTGTATGGCAAGGAACAGTTGATACGCCTGCGCTCAGTGATGGCGATGGCACGCTTTCTCAAAGGCACGTCGGTACGCGCAGTATGGTGCGAATTTTACGATGTGGACAAGCAGAGTTGGTCAAAGGCGCGACTGTTGTTGGCGACCGAAACGGAGCTGAGTGCCGAGGAAATCTTGCGCCTGTATGCCCGTCGCTGGGGTATCGAACCGTTGTTCCACAACCTGAAACGCTGGTGGGGCGTCAACAATCTGTGGCAGCAAAAACGCATCGTACTGGAACTGTGGATGCAGATTCGATCCACCGCATGGACACTGGTTCAGCTACTGAGTTTGGTGGTGGAAGAAAGCTTCCCTATCGGTGCCGTCGCCCCTTGGCGAGACAAGCAACCGCTGACCGGCGGTTTGGTGGCGCAGTGGCTGCGCATGGAATTTACCGGACTTGCGTTTCGGGACGGTTTCAACCGGAAGTCCGCGATATTCACCTTTCCGGAACAGCGCGGCGACCCAAGATTGCGAGTGTAG
- a CDS encoding helix-turn-helix transcriptional regulator, translating into MRPAPLRQYPVPAATQQPTLTTQSVRYLTNNEAAEFLRLSPRTLEKQRVIGGGPRFRKFGRRVMYAVADLEAWADARSFEMTSDPQYTEQHAARRSGSR; encoded by the coding sequence ATGAGACCCGCACCGTTACGGCAGTATCCCGTACCCGCTGCTACCCAGCAGCCTACCCTGACCACGCAGTCTGTGCGCTACCTGACTAACAACGAAGCCGCTGAGTTCCTGCGGCTGTCGCCGCGCACGCTGGAGAAACAGCGCGTCATCGGCGGCGGGCCGCGCTTTCGCAAATTCGGCCGGCGCGTGATGTACGCCGTCGCCGACCTCGAAGCGTGGGCCGATGCACGCAGCTTCGAGATGACTTCCGACCCCCAATACACCGAACAACACGCCGCGCGCCGTTCCGGCTCGCGCTGA